Proteins from a genomic interval of Treponema succinifaciens DSM 2489:
- a CDS encoding IS110 family transposase, which yields MPPGLQNRGFGRKLGIENNKHDLPHAKRSTTMNNVTENTKVIYVGIDVHKDTNSFCAYDSREDKLFAEHKSSSKFESTLHYLKNLQKSVGQDAVFLIGYEAGPTGYGLCRKLQKEDFACVIIAPSTIAKAPGQKVKTDRMDARLLAKTLAFKTYSPVCLPSEKLEAIKEYTRVRTAKITMLKKAKQNLLSFLLRMGLPYPQSGHYWTQAHMAWLRTMNFADKWLQESFEEYHAEVITLMDKVQRIEAKILELCKDDEVREKIDALVCISGISYVSAISIVAEIGDFSRFSKAKSFVSFIGLCPGEDSSGNRVRHTAITKAGNSRVRSLLVECAGSLRMHSVVTAKSVRVKERQKNASAAIVSYADKCTLRLRKRMLYLSQKGLPYNLVTTAGARELACFVWGMMNFVDNRKTALNKIDEGELSDIQKTVEEFIAQ from the coding sequence GTGCCACCAGGTTTGCAGAATCGAGGGTTCGGTCGTAAACTTGGAATAGAAAACAACAAGCATGACCTGCCTCATGCAAAAAGGAGCACTACAATGAACAATGTAACAGAGAACACAAAAGTAATCTATGTCGGAATTGACGTGCACAAGGACACAAATTCTTTCTGTGCTTATGACAGCCGTGAAGACAAATTATTCGCGGAGCACAAAAGCTCTTCCAAATTTGAAAGCACGCTTCACTACCTGAAGAACCTTCAAAAATCAGTCGGGCAAGATGCAGTTTTTCTTATTGGATACGAGGCAGGTCCCACAGGATACGGACTTTGCAGAAAACTTCAAAAAGAAGACTTCGCCTGCGTCATTATCGCCCCATCGACAATAGCAAAGGCACCTGGTCAGAAAGTCAAGACAGACAGGATGGACGCCCGCCTTCTTGCAAAGACTCTCGCCTTCAAAACCTACAGCCCTGTCTGCCTTCCTTCTGAAAAACTTGAGGCGATAAAGGAATATACACGGGTCAGGACGGCAAAAATCACCATGCTCAAAAAAGCAAAGCAGAACCTCCTTTCTTTCCTGCTGCGAATGGGCTTGCCTTATCCTCAGAGCGGCCATTACTGGACGCAGGCTCACATGGCTTGGCTCAGGACGATGAACTTCGCTGACAAGTGGCTTCAGGAATCATTTGAGGAATATCACGCCGAAGTAATAACGCTCATGGACAAAGTTCAGAGAATTGAGGCGAAGATTCTGGAACTCTGCAAGGATGATGAAGTGAGGGAAAAAATTGATGCTCTGGTGTGCATCTCTGGAATCAGTTATGTCTCCGCTATTTCGATTGTCGCGGAAATCGGGGATTTTTCCCGTTTTTCAAAGGCGAAGTCCTTCGTAAGCTTTATAGGACTTTGTCCCGGCGAGGATTCAAGCGGAAATAGAGTACGGCACACGGCGATTACGAAAGCTGGGAATTCAAGAGTCAGAAGTCTTCTTGTTGAGTGTGCGGGAAGCCTTAGAATGCATTCTGTTGTCACGGCAAAATCAGTCAGGGTAAAAGAGCGGCAGAAAAATGCGTCCGCCGCCATCGTTTCTTACGCGGACAAGTGCACGCTCAGGCTCAGAAAAAGAATGCTTTATCTTTCCCAAAAAGGGCTCCCCTACAATCTAGTAACGACGGCGGGGGCAAGGGAGCTTGCATGTTTTGTCTGGGGAATGATGAATTTTGTTGACAACAGGAAAACTGCCTTGAACAAAATTGATGAGGGGGAGCTTTCCGACATTCAAAAAACGGTCGAGGAGTTTATTGCGCAATGA